The stretch of DNA gagcccgatgcgggactcgatcccaggaccctgagatcatgacctgagccgaaggcagcggcttaacccactgagccacccaggcgccctatcaccCCTTTTTAgcttcaaaacattttcatcgcCCTCAGAGGAGACCTCATAATTCTGGCAAGTAGTTAAATCTATTCGTCCTtacccaacccccaaccctcACTGTCTGGTTTGTCTCAGTGAGTTTAcccattctggatatttcatataaatggaataatgcaGTGTGTGATCATtcatgtttggcttctttcacttagcatcacgTTTCCGGGGATTCATCCACGTTGTAGCTTATATCAATACTCTgttccttgggacgcctgggtggctcagtcgggtgccttcgactcaggtcatgatccctgtgtcctgggactgagtcccacatccggctccttgctcagcagggagcctgcttctccttctgcctctgcctgccactctgcctacctgtgctctctctcttccttacaaataaataatcttaaaaaacaaaacaaactccatTCCCTTtgtggctgtgtagtattccctTGAGTGGATCTGCTGCATTTCgtttatccattcagccactgatggaccattggattgtttccacattttggcgacTGAATAATGCCGCTATGAACCtgggtgtgcatgtatgtatctGTTCAACTCCCTGCCTTCAACTTCAGTTCCTTTGGGTAGAGTCCCAGGAGTGggatggctgggtcatagggtagctctgtgtttgactttttgaggaaccaccagacTCTTTTCCACATTAGCTGCATCACTTGACTTTCCCACCAGCAGCGCACGGCATTCTCCACATTCCTGTCAACACTTTTATTTTGCTTCCTTACTACTGTTATTGCCCTATTATTATTATGGCCATCCTGCTGGGTGGGACACTATCTCTCACTATAGGTTTGCTTTATATTTCCTTAATGATTCATGATGTTGACTGGCTGCCTTTTGCCAAACATTTCCCCTTGATTTCAACTTCTACAACTCTTTCtgcctcatttccttttttctttttttttttttttaagattttatttgtttatttgacagagagagatcacaagtaggcagagaggcaggcagagagagagggagaagcaagctccccgctgagcagagagcccgactcagggctcgatcccaggaccctgggatcatgacctgagctgaaggcagaggctttaacccactgagccacccaggtgcccctcattcccTTATTTTCAACCACACTGCCTTCCTCCTGGTCCTTGAAATTACAGTAAGAACacttctgccccagggcctttgtactgGCTGTACCCTCTGCCACCAGATTCCCACATGgttccctccctcacctcctcctcaTGTTTATTTGGACATTATCTTTTCATTGGACCTCCCCATCACACCCTCCTGGACAATTCCTACCCACATTTCCTGCTGCCTTGTTTTCCTCCTAAGCTTAGAATACTATCTAACATAACTATATTGCTTCTTTATCTAGCTGCCTAGTTATTTGTCTCTCAACAGAACGTGAGGACTTTGACTTGTCTTGGTCATAGTTATATCCCCACAGCCTGCACAAAACAGTTTCTCAGTAAGTGCCATAGACGTCCAGGCTCAGCTGTCCGCCCAAAGCTCTGTGCTCACACTCCATCCACACGATCCTGGGAAATCTCATCTACTCCCATGACTTCCCTGGCCCCCTCTTCACTGACCTCTCCCTCATGCCTCTTTAACGCTAACCTGACTCCTGCTCCCACCTGCCGCCTGGACACTTTCCCTGCACATCCCACCAACCCTATCCCCACACTCTACATGTCCCAGCGTCCTCCTGTGTCCCATCTTGCTCTCCCGTGTCCCCATCTCCAGGCTGCCCTCCAGTCCCAGACCTGGACATCATGCTCACCTCTTTCTCTCCACACACGCCCCTCCTACATCCCAATGTCACTGGAATCCACCCACTTCCTTCTGGCCCACAGCCCCCTCCATAGGCAGATCCCTCCTCTCTCCAAGCCCTGGACCCCCAGACCTGCCTCCCCCAGGTCTGTCTTCCCTACAGCATCTCAAGATGGGGAGTCAAGAGACTCTTTAACCCCCACATCTGACCACAGCCCTCCTTGCTTAAGACTTGGGCACAGGCATCtgtgtgccccaccccccaactagGGAAGCTGTTCCTGCAGCAGAAAAATAATCCGAGCCAAGCCCAAGGCCTGCAGAGGGAAGAGGGTCTTGGGCTGTAGCGCACACTGCTGCCTGACTGGCCAGATCCCTTCTCTTGAGCCCCTGCTGTCCCTGACAGCTTCATAATCACACAGTACAATTTCTGAGTGACTGCTGagagccaggccctgggccaggcaTCAAGCAGAGAGCAGTGAGTCTTACAAGCCCTGCCAAGCCCTCCCAGCATCCTCCACCATCTGGTTAGGGCCAAGCTTGacctttgagagagagacaggagctAGCAGCTCCACAGCTGGCCTTGTTGTTGCTAGGAGCTGGCCTGGCTGTCCCAGCTAAGCCCTGGTGTTCTCCTGTGGGACATAAATAATTTTGCAGAATGCCAACAATGGACAAGGCCACTCTGTGACCGTGCGGAACGAGACAAAACAAGCTCGCTCTGTGATCACGTCTGAATGCAGGCAAAACACGAGCATTGTCCAAACCACAGCAGCAAACCACACATCCCCTCGTCCTGGAGAGTCTGACTGACTACTGATCCTTTACCAATGACCGCTTTATTCTTGCTTCATTCCTTAGACTTTCTGATAAAAACTAAGACCCTCAATAAGAGAATTACCTCTCCCCGCTTTGCGTCCTGACGGCATCCAGGATCCACCTCCCGGTCCTTCTTTTCCCAGAGGGCAGAAGGACAAGGCTGAAATGTGTCTTTGCAACAACCTGGCTGGGCCAACGCCCTCAGCTGGGCTCCAGGCAGGAGAGCCAGTGACAGGACCTCAACCCGGTGAACAAAATGACAATTTGCTCGAATTTAGTGAGAAGAAACCCACTCAGTTAAATAAGCCCTGGAGAGGTATTAGCTAATGTTACAATGACAGTTGAATTGCACTATAAATGTGTCACATCAATGTATTGTGCATCTCAGACATAGGCGATCTTctgtgttaattatatctcaataaggaaaagagagaaaaagaaggaaggaaggaaggaaaggggaggggagaggaaggaaggaaggagggaaggaagagaaaggaaggaagggacggggaggagaggggaagggagaagaaaaaaggaaaagagaaggggagaaaggaatgAGTCCTGGAATGACATTAAGCATTGCAGTGACCCAAAGACCAAAGATGCTCCCTCATTCTGTGTGGGGAGTGTTAGGAAGCCGACCAGCAGGAAAACTTTGGGAAATTATACTCATGAACACCTGCCCCCAATCCTCACTGCGGCTTTCTGAAGTGGTCACCATTCTCCAccctcattttccagatgacaaaactgaggcttCGAGAAGTCACTTGCCAAGCTCTCTTGAGCTCTCAGGAGGTGGGATCCTCTGGCCTCACTCCTGatctgcctcccagccgccctcAGAGCTCCTGGGAGACCATTGTGACAGCACCATCTGGGGGAAGCTCTTTGGTCACAATAGGCAGAGCTGGGCTACACTGACGCAGCCTTGGAAGGAGCAAGGAACGTGTGAGCATCCTCTGGGAGACTGGGGACAGAGTCAGGAAGTCTCAAGGGTCAGGCCGGTTGCCAAGCGCATCTTCTAAGACTCAGTAGTCCCCATGCCACCCCTTGAGGTAAGTACCTTATCGTCATCCCTGATGTGGAAGCTGAAGCTGATGGGCGCCCAGTTACTTATTCCAAGGTGACCTAGCTAGTAACTTCAGTTGTCCAATTCTCCATCAACTATAAGAAGACTTCTCAACTCTCAATTCTTTTTGCTGCCAAaatggtaaaaaaagaaaaaaaaaaaaaagcaaacacagaCACTGAAAAACTGTGGTCTTGTTATCATGCTTGATGTCTGCTTTCTAAAGAGGTCGACGTGAGCTAGCTGTGAGCGGACATGGTCTGGGCAGGGGGTGAACCTGCTCTAGGGGTGTGGTAGGACGAGGGGGAGGGCGACTTTTCCGTTCTGAGCAAAGGCAGGGAAGTCCCAGTTAGCTAACTGGGGCGCTGACAGCCGGGAACTGGAGATCAGGGAAGTGGACTGAGAGGTGTCTAAGCTTCAGAGAGTTTGAGGGAAGGAAGAGATCCTGGAGGGCAACCGCAGGAGGCAGGAAGCCCCACGAGGAGGTGTGTGGCACAGATAGGATAGTGGCCAGGACTGAGCAGACATTGAAGGGGAGAGCCATGGCCTTGACCACTGACTGAGAATGAGGAGAGGGGGCTCCCGTATCTGACAAACTGTAGAATGCAGTGGTTCATTCTTCAGCCCTTCCTGCGGCTCACTCTGCACTGACCCCCTCCaggcagggcctttgcacctgctgtttcttctgcctggaatgctatTCCGCGGGTACCCCAAAGCTCCCCTCCCACCTTTTCCAGGTGCTCAACTGTCCTCTCAGGGGCTCCACTCTGCAACCCTCCCAGCCTcagccccaccctccttcccagtGTGACGTTTTCACCCACAGGCCTTAGCTCCTTCTCCTAACTCCGCAATTGATAGCAGTGCGTGTATTCAGTATTGTCCGTCGTCTCTTCGCCCCAGTATTAACTACCCAAGGGTACAGCTCTTGGTCTGTTTTGTTATCTGATGTTACCCCTTCCGagaacctagaacagtgcctggcacacagtaagcgtCAAATGAATGATGATATCTCTCCTTTCCCTGGGGCAGGTACCGGGGCTgggcctgttttgttttgttttgtttttggttttgttttgctttgttttctttccacaaTGTCCCCAACCCCGAGTGCCCCGCGCCTGGAACACAGGCAGGAATAAAAGGCAGCATTGTCCTCCAGCCCGGCGCTTGCTCACACCCGGATCTCGCCCCTCCCAGGTGGCGCCCTGCCCCGCGATGGCCGCGGTCACCCCGCTGCCATGCCCGATGTCCCGGCTGGACTTCCTCAAGGCCTCGCACTTTGCACTGGGGCCCGACCCGCGGCTGCACGTGGGCGACATGCAGTCCACATCGCATCGGGACTTCCCGGCCCCCCCAGGCGGCACCCGCGCGCAGCAGTGCCAGGCGCCGCCCCGCGGGTCCCTCTTCGCACAGGACACGCGCTCGGCGGGCACGCGGCTCGAGTCCGAGACGCACGGCGCGTACGCGCCCCCGGGGCCGTCGCCGTCCCGGCGGTCGGAGTTGCGGGAGCGCACCCTCGCCATGCAGGCCAGCAACTGGCGCGTGCTCGCGGATCCGCGCGTCCGCACCAGCCTCTCCACGGTGCGCGCCGACTTCGGCTGGCCCGAGCCACCGGCGCGCGCGAGCGAGCAGATCCGCGGCGCGCGGCTCATCTTCGACCGCGACTCGGTGCCGCCTGGCGACCCAGCCAAGCTGAGCATCCCCCCCACCACCTACCAGGCGTTTTACCTGCCCCACGACCCGTGCCCGCAGCCCCGCGCGCCCTGCTGCCACCTCGGTGAGGGCGCCCGGGCGGCCAGCGCGACTTGCCAGCTCCCGGTGGGCGGGGTTTCCGCGGCCTCCCCCAGGGGACTTGTGGCTGAGTGTGGAGATCGTTTTGGTTGGCGGAGGAAGTGCTACTAGCCGGGGATGAAGGAGACCAGGGATGCTACCACGCACAGGACAACTCGCCCCAGTAGAGAGTTTTCCAGCCCCAAATATCAATAGTGCCGAGCCCAGGAAAATCTGGAACCTCCCGGACCTCAGTTTCTATACTCATAGAATGGCAcaagtcctgattttttttttttttttttcaagagggTGTGGCAGGGCCAGAAGTGGTGGCTTGGAACCAGGTTAGAGCAAGTCGACCATTCCAAGCCTGGATTTTCCTCGGTGCCACAATAGCGCCCCATTTCGCAGGAGCTGCTGAAGCCAAAGGCGCGGAGTGCATGGTGCAGCTGGCATCCAGGGAGCGCTCAGAAAAGAGTAGCTGTCATTCGTGCGATTTTCCAACTCTGTGGTTCAAGGGGACCCGCAGGGGGAGTCACTAGTCAGAGGCCCTCCACGCTGGATTCAGGGATTGTCAGATCTGGACTGGACTTGTTCTGGTTTTGCATTTCCGTGACTTCTGGCAAGTCattttgcctctctgagcctcccaaAGGCTGTGAGGTGGGGAGAAAATGAGTCCTGCAAATGAGGTTTGAAGCCCTTAACCTTGATGGCGGGTTCAATACTTGGTAGTCTTGTTATCATTCCTTGTGTTATTTCGGATGTTTTCCACACAACCCTCGGGGGAGGCTAGACAGGACTGCCCAGCTCCCCTTTCCAGGCAAGGACTCGCATCCCAGTGGGCTTGAGGCTGCAGGGGCTCAGTTCTTCTGTCTACTCTTGCTTATCTACAGGGGGCCTCAACCCCCTCAGGTGGGACCACAGCAGACAGGACAATGGGACCTCCTACCAGAGACACTTCCAGGCCCTGCCGAGCCCACCAGCCTTGATGTGTAAGAGGGTAAATGCATGTGGGGCTGAGGCTGCTGGGGAGGGCAGTGATGGGGGCTGGGTGGTGTTGCCCTTCCCACTTCTGTCCACGCACAGGCCTTCTCCAGCGTCGAACTGGGAGACTCCAAGATTGGCTATGGGCCCATGTGTTCAGAGCAGAAGCAAGCCTACAGACCCCAGGGTCTCCCCCCAGAGAGGTACAAAGGGATGGTGGCCTTCCACCAGGGTGAAGGGCTCTCAGCGACACGTGGAGTGTGTCACCTAAGGCTCTGGGGCCAGTACTGTGCCTTTGAGGCCTCCATCACCCACAAGCGAGGCTCTCCCACCATGATCACCCCACAAATTggcctctgggaagccttcccctctcccatttcctgggAGTTGCAAGGGCCCAGATCAGACAAATCCCCGCTGATCTGCAGGTATGACAAGGCCCAGGCCGCAGCCCACATCCACTATGTGAATATTCGTCCTGGAGATGGCCTATTCCATGACAGGACCACCAAGGCTGAACACTTCTATGCCCGAGAGCCAGGTGAGTTTACTGCCAGCCTGGCCACCCCTACCCCTCCTgacctctcccaacccccaccccttccccacggGGTCCTCCCAGGAGGGCTCAGCACCTACTCTGCCTCTGGCAGAGCGTTTTGTCCTTCACCATGACCAGACTCCAGCGTCGCACATCCTGGAAGGAAACTGGCGCCCTGGTCCAGGCAGCCTCACCACGTCCATGCATTTCTTCCATGGCCAGGTCAGCAGGAAGGaaccctcccccgccccgggtTCATCAGGGAAAAGGGTTTCCCAGGCAGGacgaacagcaagtgcaaaggccctgaggtcggAGTGAGCTTGACATGTGTGGGGGGATCTCCTGGATCTACCTGCGGGATCTAGGGTTAAGCCACTCAGTGGCTCGTTCTGCAAAATGAGATACAGTGCCTACTCCCAACACCAGGACGTGGGGCCTATGGAGGGTGTGAGCTATCCAACGTCGTGCAGCGCTCACCTCTTTCCTCCACCCGGGTTTTGGGAGATTCCGGACACGGGAGCTTCCTACATGCCACGTGATCTTAACAGCCGCATCCAGTGACCGCACCGCCCAGCCGCCACGTGCCTTTAGAGAAATTGAAGAGTCACGTGTGCCTAGGGGACCCCTCGCTGCTCAAACAGTTCTTCCAGACTTCCATGGGCACGGACTATTGCCCCCCTGCGACGCCAGAGAAGGTGCAGATAGCACCCAATCTTCACTTGATGCCTAGCAACCTGCCCCGGGGCACTGACGGTGAGcgggttgggggcggggaggggcagggggccctTCCCCGCCCCAGCTCTAACCCCGCCCCGGCCAGTTTTGTCCCGCCCACTGGCAGATTCTGGCTCCGCCTCCTGAACCGGAGATCCTCACTAGGCCCCAGGACAGCCCGCCCCTTCGTGGGCTTGAGTCGCCACCACGACCGCCACCTCCGCCACGGCACCGCCCCCTGCATGG from Neovison vison isolate M4711 chromosome 6, ASM_NN_V1, whole genome shotgun sequence encodes:
- the TEX45 gene encoding testis-expressed protein 45; translated protein: MAAVTPLPCPMSRLDFLKASHFALGPDPRLHVGDMQSTSHRDFPAPPGGTRAQQCQAPPRGSLFAQDTRSAGTRLESETHGAYAPPGPSPSRRSELRERTLAMQASNWRVLADPRVRTSLSTVRADFGWPEPPARASEQIRGARLIFDRDSVPPGDPAKLSIPPTTYQAFYLPHDPCPQPRAPCCHLGGLNPLRWDHSRQDNGTSYQRHFQALPSPPALMCKRAFSSVELGDSKIGYGPMCSEQKQAYRPQGLPPERYDKAQAAAHIHYVNIRPGDGLFHDRTTKAEHFYAREPERFVLHHDQTPASHILEGNWRPGPGSLTTSMHFFHGQPHPVTAPPSRHVPLEKLKSHVCLGDPSLLKQFFQTSMGTDYCPPATPEKVQIAPNLHLMPSNLPRGTDETDFLTMNQKMLKPHRTPPSSVTEEMLQRSKYSHIEPPLGRQRFFSTQYEDEFASKYQGPAVLRLTNLQDSHVPLGSLHQWGCGAGKVDPRAPQAPTYPCPGQQ